In Flavobacterium sp. WV_118_3, one DNA window encodes the following:
- a CDS encoding translocation/assembly module TamB domain-containing protein, with protein MGIALSLPFVQTEIAKYATKELNKEFGTDMHIDKIAITVFGGVKIKGIYAADKHKDTLFYINRLQTNILDFKKLSNGKLIFGKTSIDGLNLKMKKYKGEDKTNLDEFIAAFDDGKPGTGKFLMKVAQMNVTSSRFRLIDENLEHPKVLDFTKLNGQLDFFKIKGPVVTADIKQLSLLDHRGLLVENMVTNFTYSKENIRLEKLNLKTKESTLVGDVILKYKPKDFSDFNNRVVFDVNMEKASVSSNELNYFYNEFGKNLRFYLSTHLTGTLNNFTTHDLRLLDTNDSEIIGTVNFKNLFNKKGAFYMKGNFDRVTSNYTNLKGILPRVLGESLPETLHKLGRVDLVGDIELTKTKIDADIYLMSGLGELNTQLAMTNINNINNATYKGVISLNNFDIGTLAGEKDLGRATLDLDVNGKGFNKKYLDTKLKGKVQSLTYNKYTYRNITIDGEMKMPYFKGYLNSNDPNLKMDFNGLVDMSSRMKNYDFQAQIDYADLHMLNFMKKDTLSIFKGELKFNAKGNTLDDLAGKLNVINASYQNSTDSYFFQDFLVESVFDEQKVRTITINSPDIIQGKVVGKYEIKQVRKIIENALGSLYANYSPNKLKPGQFLDFDFTIYNKIVEIFLPKVIVSENTILKGKIDADKGDFQLDFSSPSVVAYNNTFENIRIDVDNKNPLYNAYVELDSIKTKGYKISDFSLINVTMNDTLFVRSEFKGGPKNQDFFNLNLYHTINEKNQSVVGLKKSEINFRDYLWFLNEKDTKDNKVVFNKKLTDFSIEKVILSHNDQKVELEGVLKDSTYKQLRLSFNDVDLEKVTPALENMSFGGKLNGEVNLEQNKAIYLPTAALTVDSLRVNKVMMGDLNLEVTGEDSFRKFNVNSSIINDHVENFFLNGNIEIINKESILALNAGFTRFNISPIGPLLGSIFSDMRGFASGRASIAGSVKNPEVDGSLYLNEAGMKVPYLGVDYNFEENALINLTEDQFIFRNIELTDTKEKTKGTLNGTIRHKKLEDWQLDLKLRSDNLLGLDTQDHEDAIYYGRAFIKGEASITGPVNNLYIEMDAESNKGTNIKIPLNDAQGIGNNSFIHFLSKKEKEAKQKGLEEVVLNKFKGIELKFEFRITRDADIEIILDKNTGHGMKGRGEGFITMEINTMGKFNMWGDFQTYKGEYNFKYLGLIDKKFEVKEYGTIRWDGNPMNAALNLQAVYKTEANPAVILDNASFSRKVPTEVYIMLNGNLSNPEPDFRIEFPSVSSVLKSEIDYKLSDRDVRQTQALALLGTGGFLSAESASNSVYGSLFERASSIFDDIFAGSDDKVKVGFNFVQGDRTPFAQTQGKVGVTVSSQIDDRITINGKFGVPVGGNQESVIVGDVELQLRLNKDGSLKARAFNRENDINYIGEGIGYTQGIGISYEVDFDTMRELWRKIFTKVKEKDTTNPTDRLPDSDLAPDFIKFIEDRKNKNAEEPKKEQRAPDVD; from the coding sequence TTGGGTATTGCCCTGTCACTACCTTTTGTACAAACCGAAATAGCAAAATATGCGACCAAAGAACTAAATAAGGAATTTGGGACCGATATGCATATCGATAAAATTGCCATCACTGTTTTTGGCGGCGTGAAAATCAAAGGGATTTATGCGGCCGATAAGCACAAGGATACGCTGTTTTATATCAACCGACTACAGACGAATATTCTCGACTTTAAAAAACTTTCTAACGGTAAACTGATTTTCGGAAAAACCAGTATTGACGGTTTGAATCTGAAAATGAAAAAATACAAAGGCGAGGATAAAACCAACCTTGACGAATTTATTGCAGCTTTTGACGATGGTAAACCGGGAACCGGAAAGTTCCTGATGAAAGTGGCGCAGATGAATGTAACGTCAAGCCGTTTCCGTTTGATTGATGAAAATCTGGAACATCCGAAAGTACTCGATTTTACAAAGCTTAACGGTCAGTTGGATTTCTTTAAAATCAAAGGTCCGGTGGTTACAGCCGATATCAAACAACTGTCATTGTTGGATCACAGAGGTTTGCTGGTGGAAAATATGGTGACGAATTTTACCTATTCCAAAGAAAATATTCGTCTGGAAAAACTAAATCTGAAAACCAAGGAATCAACTTTGGTCGGTGATGTGATCCTGAAATACAAACCGAAAGACTTTTCGGATTTTAATAACAGAGTTGTGTTTGATGTCAATATGGAAAAAGCTTCCGTTTCGTCGAACGAGCTGAATTATTTCTATAATGAATTCGGGAAAAACCTGCGTTTCTATCTTTCTACGCATCTTACGGGAACACTGAATAATTTTACCACGCACGACCTTCGATTGTTAGACACGAACGATTCTGAAATTATTGGAACGGTCAACTTTAAGAACCTTTTTAATAAAAAAGGGGCGTTTTATATGAAAGGGAATTTCGATCGGGTGACGTCCAATTATACCAATCTAAAAGGAATTCTGCCGCGCGTATTGGGGGAAAGTCTGCCGGAAACACTCCACAAATTGGGGCGCGTGGATTTGGTCGGTGATATTGAATTGACCAAAACAAAGATTGATGCCGATATTTATCTGATGTCCGGATTGGGCGAACTAAACACACAGTTGGCCATGACCAACATCAATAATATCAATAATGCAACCTATAAAGGCGTTATTTCCCTGAATAATTTCGATATCGGAACGCTTGCCGGTGAAAAAGACTTGGGAAGAGCGACATTGGATCTGGATGTAAACGGAAAAGGATTCAATAAAAAATATCTTGATACCAAGCTTAAAGGAAAGGTTCAGAGTCTGACATATAACAAATACACTTACAGGAATATTACGATCGACGGTGAAATGAAAATGCCTTACTTTAAAGGCTATTTGAACAGTAATGATCCGAACCTGAAAATGGATTTCAACGGATTGGTGGATATGAGTTCGCGTATGAAAAATTATGATTTTCAGGCGCAAATCGATTATGCTGATCTGCATATGTTGAATTTTATGAAAAAAGATACCCTTTCTATTTTTAAAGGGGAATTAAAATTCAACGCCAAAGGAAATACACTCGACGATCTGGCCGGGAAATTAAATGTGATCAATGCATCCTATCAGAACAGTACCGATAGTTATTTCTTCCAGGACTTCCTGGTGGAGTCAGTTTTTGACGAACAAAAGGTACGAACGATAACCATTAATTCGCCTGATATTATTCAGGGAAAAGTGGTGGGTAAATATGAAATCAAACAGGTTCGCAAGATTATCGAAAATGCGCTGGGAAGTTTGTATGCCAACTATTCGCCGAATAAACTCAAACCCGGACAGTTTCTGGACTTTGACTTTACAATCTATAACAAAATTGTAGAAATCTTCCTGCCAAAGGTAATCGTAAGTGAAAACACCATTCTAAAAGGAAAAATCGATGCCGATAAAGGTGATTTCCAGCTGGACTTTTCGTCGCCGAGTGTGGTGGCCTATAACAATACGTTTGAAAATATCCGTATCGATGTGGATAATAAAAACCCGTTGTATAATGCCTATGTAGAATTGGACAGTATTAAGACAAAAGGCTATAAAATTTCAGATTTTAGTCTGATCAATGTGACGATGAACGATACGCTTTTTGTCCGTTCGGAGTTTAAAGGAGGGCCGAAAAATCAGGATTTCTTTAACCTGAACTTGTATCATACGATCAACGAAAAGAACCAGTCGGTTGTCGGTCTTAAAAAATCGGAAATCAATTTCAGAGATTATCTGTGGTTCCTGAATGAAAAAGATACCAAAGACAATAAAGTTGTTTTCAATAAAAAATTAACGGATTTCTCGATCGAAAAAGTCATCTTGTCGCATAATGACCAGAAAGTGGAACTGGAAGGTGTTTTAAAAGATTCGACCTACAAACAGTTGCGTCTGTCGTTTAACGATGTCGATCTGGAAAAAGTCACACCGGCTCTGGAGAATATGTCGTTTGGTGGAAAACTAAACGGTGAAGTCAATCTCGAACAAAATAAAGCCATTTATTTGCCAACAGCAGCTTTAACGGTCGATTCCCTTCGCGTCAATAAAGTCATGATGGGGGATCTGAATCTGGAAGTAACCGGCGAAGATTCATTCCGAAAGTTTAATGTCAATTCCTCGATTATTAATGATCACGTAGAGAACTTCTTCCTGAACGGTAATATCGAGATCATCAATAAAGAAAGCATACTAGCGTTGAATGCCGGCTTTACCCGATTTAACATTAGTCCGATCGGGCCGCTTCTGGGAAGTATTTTTTCCGATATGCGCGGTTTTGCCTCGGGTAGGGCGTCGATTGCAGGAAGTGTCAAAAATCCGGAAGTAGATGGTAGCCTTTACCTGAATGAAGCCGGGATGAAAGTCCCGTATCTCGGTGTGGATTATAATTTCGAGGAAAATGCCCTGATCAACCTGACAGAAGACCAGTTTATTTTCAGAAATATCGAACTCACCGATACCAAGGAAAAAACCAAAGGAACACTTAACGGTACGATCCGACATAAAAAACTCGAAGACTGGCAATTGGATTTAAAACTGCGATCAGACAATCTACTCGGACTTGATACGCAGGATCACGAAGATGCGATTTATTATGGTAGGGCTTTTATTAAAGGTGAAGCTTCGATTACCGGTCCGGTAAACAACCTGTATATCGAAATGGATGCCGAGTCGAATAAAGGAACCAATATCAAAATTCCATTAAACGATGCGCAAGGTATCGGAAATAACTCGTTTATCCACTTCCTGAGTAAAAAGGAAAAAGAGGCCAAGCAAAAAGGATTGGAAGAAGTGGTGTTGAACAAGTTTAAAGGAATTGAACTAAAATTCGAATTCCGGATCACCCGTGATGCCGATATCGAAATCATTCTCGACAAAAATACCGGTCACGGAATGAAAGGAAGAGGAGAAGGATTTATCACCATGGAAATCAATACCATGGGTAAATTTAATATGTGGGGCGATTTCCAGACCTATAAAGGAGAATACAACTTTAAATACCTGGGCTTAATCGATAAGAAATTTGAAGTAAAAGAATACGGAACCATTCGTTGGGATGGTAACCCGATGAATGCGGCTTTAAATCTTCAGGCGGTATACAAAACCGAGGCCAATCCGGCGGTTATTTTGGACAATGCGTCCTTTAGTCGTAAAGTACCTACAGAGGTTTATATCATGCTAAACGGAAACCTGAGTAATCCGGAACCGGATTTCCGAATCGAATTCCCAAGTGTGAGTTCGGTATTAAAATCGGAAATCGATTATAAGCTTAGCGACCGGGATGTACGTCAAACACAGGCGTTGGCCTTGTTGGGAACCGGTGGCTTCCTTTCGGCCGAGAGTGCTTCGAATTCGGTGTATGGTAGTTTATTCGAAAGAGCCAGTTCGATTTTTGACGATATTTTTGCCGGTAGTGACGATAAAGTAAAAGTCGGTTTTAACTTTGTTCAGGGCGACAGGACTCCATTTGCCCAAACGCAGGGTAAAGTTGGCGTTACGGTGTCGTCTCAAATCGACGATCGTATTACTATTAATGGTAAATTTGGGGTACCGGTTGGCGGTAATCAGGAATCGGTTATTGTGGGTGATGTCGAACTCCAGTTACGACTTAATAAAGACGGATCCTTAAAAGCCAGAGCCTTTAACCGTGAAAATGATATCAATTATATCGGAGAAGGTATCGGTTATACACAGGGAATCGGAATTTCCTATGAGGTCGATTTCGATACGATGCGGGAATTATGGCGTAAAATCTTTACCAAAGTAAAAGAAAAAGACACCACCAATCCGACCGACCGTTTACCGGATTCGGATCTCGCTCCGGACTTTATTAAGTTTATTGAAGATCGTAAAAACAAAAACGCAGAGGAACCGAAAAAGGAACAACGCGCGCCGGACGTTGATTAA
- a CDS encoding zinc metalloprotease — protein MKKLLLSAAMLLFLVSCDKEEASVNDTTSGAKLTERGCASHQVLEEQLRNDPSLAIRMNEIEEFTQNAVLQNRLVNGKIEIPVVVNVLYRTTAENISLAQIQSQIDVLNKDFNATNSDFGSVPALFSGVKANVGISFVLDVVNRKSTTKTSWGTNDAMKKTAQGGLNPTSPTTKLNLWVCTIGGGILGYAQFPGGSSATDGVVIDSKYLGTTGTATAPFNKGRTATHEVGHWMNLRHIWGDATCGNDLVADTPTHNAPNYGVPAYPHYSTCSGTPVEMTMNYMDYVDDAAMYMFSNGQKSRMLATFASGGPRNSFAQP, from the coding sequence ATGAAAAAACTATTATTATCAGCAGCCATGCTGTTATTCTTAGTCTCGTGTGACAAAGAGGAAGCGAGTGTAAACGACACTACATCCGGAGCAAAACTAACCGAAAGAGGATGTGCTTCGCACCAGGTTTTGGAAGAGCAATTACGCAACGACCCAAGCCTGGCAATTAGAATGAATGAAATTGAAGAGTTTACACAAAACGCCGTACTACAAAACCGACTTGTAAACGGAAAGATTGAAATCCCGGTAGTGGTAAACGTATTGTACCGTACTACCGCTGAAAACATTTCACTGGCACAAATCCAATCCCAAATTGACGTATTAAATAAAGATTTTAATGCCACAAACAGCGATTTCGGATCCGTACCAGCATTATTTTCCGGCGTAAAAGCCAACGTTGGTATTTCGTTTGTATTGGATGTGGTGAATCGTAAATCGACTACCAAAACCTCATGGGGAACTAACGATGCGATGAAAAAAACGGCACAGGGAGGACTTAATCCTACATCTCCAACAACCAAACTGAACCTTTGGGTATGTACTATTGGTGGTGGAATCCTGGGATATGCCCAATTCCCGGGCGGATCATCTGCAACTGATGGTGTAGTAATCGACTCTAAATATTTAGGAACAACCGGAACCGCAACCGCTCCGTTTAACAAAGGTAGAACGGCTACTCACGAAGTAGGTCACTGGATGAACCTGAGACATATCTGGGGCGATGCAACCTGCGGAAACGATTTAGTAGCCGATACACCAACGCATAACGCACCAAACTACGGTGTTCCGGCTTATCCACACTACAGCACCTGTTCGGGAACTCCGGTTGAAATGACCATGAACTATATGGATTATGTAGACGATGCAGCCATGTATATGTTTAGTAACGGTCAGAAATCGAGAATGCTGGCTACTTTTGCCAGTGGCGGACCGCGTAACTCGTTTGCACAACCGTAA
- a CDS encoding AI-2E family transporter: MDAKEISNGIVGAAVKLALITLLLFFIYQVQSVFVYLLVALVISLIGTPIMNILKKRLKFRHTLAVVTTMIIFILIAVSLIMMFVPLLLSQGQNLSLLNTASMEQDFNNLIFQISSYLNDHNIDAGKLMENSNWTSKINFDLIPNFLNSLIGTLSSFGVGIASVFFITFFFLKDQDLFISISKKILPDQHEDKILSSVEKINELLSRYFIGLLLQLFIVFVLYLIVLLIFGIENAFVIAFLCAVLNIIPYIGPLIGTVLALTLTLLSNLGTDFKTEMLPTAIYVMIGFMVVQLIDNNVSQPIIFSNSIKSHPLEIFLVILIFGLLFGVFGMIVAVPIYTVLKVIGKEFFPDNQIIKIFTKNI; encoded by the coding sequence ATGGACGCAAAAGAAATCTCCAATGGAATTGTAGGTGCCGCGGTAAAACTGGCCCTGATAACCTTATTGTTATTTTTTATCTATCAGGTACAATCCGTATTTGTATATCTGTTGGTAGCACTGGTAATCAGCCTGATCGGAACGCCGATTATGAATATCTTAAAAAAGCGTTTAAAATTCCGTCATACATTGGCCGTGGTCACCACGATGATCATTTTTATTCTGATCGCTGTGAGTTTGATCATGATGTTTGTTCCGTTATTACTGTCACAAGGACAAAATCTGTCTCTTTTGAACACCGCTTCGATGGAACAGGATTTTAATAATCTTATTTTTCAGATCAGCTCTTATCTGAATGATCATAACATCGATGCCGGAAAACTGATGGAAAATTCGAATTGGACTTCAAAAATCAACTTTGACCTTATTCCGAATTTTTTAAACTCTCTTATTGGAACACTAAGCAGTTTTGGGGTTGGCATTGCGTCGGTATTTTTTATCACCTTTTTCTTTTTAAAAGACCAGGATCTTTTTATTTCGATTTCAAAAAAAATACTACCGGATCAACATGAAGACAAAATCCTGTCGTCGGTAGAAAAAATCAACGAATTACTTTCCCGCTATTTTATCGGTTTGTTATTGCAATTGTTTATCGTATTCGTTTTATATCTGATTGTTTTATTGATTTTTGGTATCGAAAACGCCTTTGTGATCGCTTTTTTATGTGCCGTATTAAACATCATTCCGTATATCGGTCCGCTAATTGGAACCGTGCTTGCGCTTACGTTAACACTACTTAGCAATCTTGGAACTGATTTTAAAACCGAAATGCTGCCAACTGCTATTTATGTCATGATCGGGTTTATGGTGGTACAGTTAATCGACAACAACGTTAGTCAGCCGATTATTTTTTCCAACAGTATTAAGTCGCATCCACTCGAAATTTTCCTGGTAATTCTTATTTTTGGGCTGCTTTTTGGGGTATTCGGAATGATTGTAGCTGTTCCTATTTATACCGTTTTAAAAGTAATCGGGAAAGAATTTTTCCCGGATAACCAGATTATTAAAATTTTCACCAAAAACATTTAG
- a CDS encoding DUF4159 domain-containing protein — protein MKKLFLLLSIGFTTLAFSQEIAVLKYSGGGDWYGNPTSLPNLAKFCNQNIHTKINTKTAVVEVGSPDLFSYAFIHMTGHGNVVFSDNDITNLRNYLTSGGFLHIDDNYGMDQYIRKELKRVFPNNPLTEIPNNHTIYQQPFPFPNGLPKIHEHDNKRPQAFGIFIDNRLVCLYTYETDLGDGWEDQEVHNDPFEVRQKALKMGANIINYAFKN, from the coding sequence ATGAAAAAATTATTCTTACTTTTAAGTATCGGATTTACAACATTGGCTTTTTCGCAGGAAATCGCCGTTTTAAAATACAGCGGCGGGGGCGACTGGTATGGGAATCCTACTTCCCTACCCAATCTGGCTAAGTTTTGCAACCAGAACATCCATACCAAAATAAACACAAAAACGGCTGTGGTCGAAGTGGGAAGCCCCGATCTTTTTTCATATGCTTTTATTCATATGACCGGTCACGGAAATGTTGTTTTTAGTGATAATGATATTACCAATCTTCGCAACTACCTGACTTCCGGTGGCTTTTTACACATTGACGATAATTATGGTATGGATCAATATATTCGGAAAGAACTAAAACGGGTTTTTCCCAATAATCCTTTAACGGAAATCCCAAATAACCATACTATCTATCAGCAACCTTTCCCATTTCCGAACGGTTTACCTAAAATACACGAACACGACAATAAACGTCCGCAGGCTTTCGGTATTTTTATCGACAATCGTTTGGTATGTTTATACACTTATGAAACCGACCTTGGTGACGGATGGGAAGATCAGGAAGTCCATAACGATCCGTTCGAAGTACGCCAAAAAGCCTTAAAAATGGGTGCGAATATTATCAATTACGCTTTCAAAAACTAA
- a CDS encoding class I SAM-dependent methyltransferase, protein MIAALLQPDVQDFINQNYLADLKKLALRRNPFPEISWPDLLNQLQAKSKAKDKLPTWFSAKNIIYPQKISIEQTSSEQTAAYKATLIQGNTLIDLTGGFGIDDYYFAQHFKEVTHCEINPELSEIVAHNYTQFNIKNIDCQQGDSHDIIQKLNTRWDWIYIDPSRRNDAKGKVFMLRDCLPNVPDSLTFYFQYSDHILIKTAPLLDIKAGLSELCFVRKIHVVALDNEVKELLWEIEKDYTGPIEIHAVALSKDSETVFSTIYNQSMPAMYSMPTHYLYEPNSAILKTGAFDAVSAIYKIGKLHPHSHLYTSDEPLDFPGRRFRIEMVIPYQKTEIKNHIEGKQLNITTRNFPLSVEELRKKWKIKDGGNAYCFFTTNIDNEKIIVICSKI, encoded by the coding sequence TTGATAGCAGCGTTGTTACAACCGGACGTACAGGATTTTATCAACCAGAATTACCTTGCGGATCTAAAAAAACTGGCATTGCGCCGGAACCCGTTTCCGGAAATCAGCTGGCCGGATCTCTTAAACCAGTTACAGGCCAAAAGCAAGGCCAAAGATAAATTACCTACCTGGTTTAGTGCTAAAAATATCATTTATCCGCAAAAAATATCGATCGAGCAAACCTCATCGGAGCAAACTGCCGCTTATAAAGCAACCCTGATTCAAGGCAATACGCTGATCGATCTGACCGGTGGTTTTGGTATCGATGACTATTATTTTGCACAACACTTTAAAGAGGTTACCCATTGTGAAATCAATCCGGAATTATCGGAAATCGTCGCCCATAACTACACACAATTTAACATCAAAAACATTGATTGTCAGCAAGGTGATAGCCATGATATCATTCAAAAGTTAAACACCCGTTGGGATTGGATCTATATCGATCCTTCCCGTCGTAACGATGCCAAAGGCAAAGTATTTATGCTACGGGATTGTTTGCCAAACGTACCCGATTCGCTGACGTTTTATTTTCAATATAGTGACCATATACTGATCAAAACAGCACCTTTACTGGATATTAAAGCCGGTTTATCCGAACTGTGCTTTGTACGTAAAATTCATGTTGTCGCACTGGACAACGAAGTAAAAGAACTGCTATGGGAAATTGAAAAAGACTATACCGGTCCGATTGAAATCCATGCCGTTGCGCTTTCAAAAGATAGCGAAACAGTCTTTAGTACTATTTATAATCAATCCATGCCGGCAATGTATTCCATGCCGACACACTATTTGTACGAACCCAATAGCGCCATACTTAAAACCGGTGCTTTCGATGCGGTAAGTGCTATTTATAAAATCGGAAAATTACATCCGCATTCGCATTTGTATACTTCCGATGAACCACTTGATTTTCCAGGGCGTCGTTTCCGGATTGAAATGGTGATACCCTATCAGAAAACGGAAATCAAAAACCATATCGAAGGCAAACAATTAAATATCACCACCCGTAATTTCCCGTTATCAGTCGAAGAACTCCGAAAAAAATGGAAGATTAAAGACGGTGGAAATGCCTATTGTTTTTTTACCACGAACATCGACAATGAAAAAATTATAGTAATTTGCAGCAAAATTTAA
- a CDS encoding 16S rRNA (uracil(1498)-N(3))-methyltransferase encodes MQLFYTPEINEQQKEFSFDKEESKHIIKVLRKQEGAILKVTNGLGYLFTTEIILASDKKCTVKITHSDFFEPNRFYIHMAVAPTKMNDRYEWFLEKATEIGVNEITPIICDHSERKTIKTERFDKIIQSAMKQSLQFHLPKLNEPIPFKQFLAQKQEGNLCIAHCEETSKTLLKSAIRPNEKYTILIGPEGDFSEKEIQSALELNYMPVSLGNTRLRTETAAIVACHSIVYANE; translated from the coding sequence ATGCAGTTATTCTATACTCCCGAAATAAACGAGCAACAAAAAGAGTTTTCTTTCGATAAGGAAGAAAGCAAACATATTATTAAAGTTTTACGCAAACAGGAAGGTGCTATTTTAAAAGTAACCAATGGTTTAGGGTATTTATTCACTACAGAAATTATACTCGCTTCCGATAAAAAATGTACCGTAAAAATTACGCATTCCGACTTTTTTGAACCGAACCGGTTTTATATCCATATGGCTGTCGCACCAACCAAGATGAATGATCGTTACGAATGGTTTTTGGAAAAAGCGACGGAAATTGGCGTAAACGAAATCACTCCGATTATTTGCGATCATTCGGAACGAAAAACGATCAAAACCGAACGCTTTGACAAAATCATACAGTCGGCTATGAAGCAATCGTTACAGTTCCATTTACCAAAACTAAACGAACCGATACCTTTTAAGCAGTTTTTAGCACAAAAACAGGAAGGAAATTTATGTATTGCCCATTGTGAAGAAACCAGCAAAACATTACTTAAAAGCGCTATCAGGCCCAACGAAAAATACACCATTCTGATTGGTCCGGAAGGCGATTTTTCGGAAAAAGAAATACAAAGCGCACTGGAACTGAACTATATGCCCGTTTCATTGGGTAATACGCGACTACGCACCGAAACAGCGGCTATTGTAGCCTGCCATAGTATTGTATACGCTAACGAATAA
- the tsaD gene encoding tRNA (adenosine(37)-N6)-threonylcarbamoyltransferase complex transferase subunit TsaD, producing the protein MTKSPVYILAIESSCDDTAAAVLKDNKVLSNVVARQSVHEEYGGVVPELASRAHQQNIVPVIDVALKKARVEKAQISAVAFTQGPGLMGSLLVGSSFAKSLAMALNVPLIAVNHMHAHILAHFIDEENYDKPEFPFLAMTISGGHTQIVRVDSFFDMTIIGETTDDAVGEAFDKSAKILGLPYPGGPLVDKYAQTGNPKAYPFTKPKVDGLDFSFSGLKTQILYFIQKNVAQDPDFIEKNIEDICASIQYTIIQILMDKLKMAVKETGIKQVAIGGGVSANSGIRNTLKEAEQKYGWKTFIPKFEYTTDNAAMIGIVGYHKFLENQFNDASVVSKARIEF; encoded by the coding sequence ATGACAAAATCACCAGTATACATACTAGCTATCGAGAGTTCGTGCGACGATACCGCGGCGGCTGTTTTAAAGGACAATAAAGTTCTGTCGAATGTAGTTGCCCGACAGTCGGTTCACGAAGAATATGGCGGTGTGGTTCCGGAGTTGGCTTCGCGTGCGCACCAACAAAATATTGTTCCTGTAATCGACGTGGCGCTAAAGAAAGCCCGCGTTGAAAAAGCACAGATTTCGGCCGTAGCCTTTACCCAAGGTCCCGGACTTATGGGATCGTTATTGGTAGGCAGTTCCTTTGCGAAATCACTGGCTATGGCATTAAATGTTCCGCTGATTGCCGTAAACCATATGCACGCCCATATTCTGGCGCATTTTATAGACGAAGAAAACTACGATAAACCGGAATTTCCGTTTCTGGCAATGACCATTTCGGGCGGTCATACGCAGATTGTCCGCGTAGACAGCTTTTTTGACATGACCATCATTGGTGAAACGACCGACGATGCTGTAGGTGAAGCCTTTGATAAAAGTGCCAAAATCCTGGGATTACCCTATCCCGGCGGCCCCTTGGTAGACAAATATGCACAAACCGGGAATCCGAAAGCCTATCCGTTTACCAAACCCAAAGTGGATGGATTGGATTTTAGTTTTAGTGGATTAAAAACGCAGATCTTGTATTTTATACAAAAAAACGTCGCGCAAGATCCTGATTTTATCGAAAAAAACATCGAAGACATCTGTGCCTCGATTCAATATACGATTATTCAAATTTTGATGGACAAGCTTAAAATGGCTGTTAAGGAAACCGGAATCAAACAAGTAGCCATCGGTGGCGGAGTATCGGCCAATTCGGGAATCCGAAATACTTTGAAAGAAGCCGAACAAAAATACGGATGGAAAACTTTTATTCCTAAATTCGAATATACAACCGATAATGCCGCGATGATTGGAATTGTGGGCTATCATAAATTTTTGGAAAACCAGTTTAACGATGCTTCAGTAGTATCGAAAGCACGGATCGAATTTTAA
- a CDS encoding TrmH family RNA methyltransferase yields MQEQLTHENTSFQQKTFPVTVVCDAIYFQSNIGSIFRISEAFGVAKIILTGEQLVFSSRKINKTSRSTHHMVPYAIIEKASDAVTYLKDNNYQIVVLEITDKSIPLRSLSLKTDTPIALVIGNEISGVSETFLSNSDQTIHIELFGKNSSINVAQATGIALFEITNKL; encoded by the coding sequence ATGCAGGAACAACTCACCCACGAAAACACCTCGTTTCAGCAAAAAACATTCCCCGTAACCGTAGTTTGCGATGCCATTTACTTTCAGTCCAATATTGGTTCCATTTTTAGGATCAGTGAAGCATTTGGCGTAGCGAAAATTATCCTAACCGGCGAACAACTGGTATTTTCATCACGAAAAATCAACAAAACCTCTCGTAGTACACACCATATGGTGCCGTATGCAATAATCGAAAAAGCTTCCGATGCGGTAACCTATTTAAAAGACAACAATTACCAGATCGTTGTTCTTGAAATTACCGATAAAAGCATACCACTACGCTCCCTTAGTCTGAAAACCGACACCCCAATTGCTTTAGTTATTGGTAACGAAATTTCCGGCGTTAGTGAAACCTTTCTTTCCAATTCCGACCAAACCATTCATATTGAACTATTTGGAAAAAACAGTAGTATCAATGTCGCTCAGGCCACCGGAATCGCCCTTTTCGAAATAACCAACAAACTATAG